The Ostrinia nubilalis chromosome 17, ilOstNubi1.1, whole genome shotgun sequence genome contains a region encoding:
- the LOC135080251 gene encoding sorting nexin-2-like, whose translation MYISINNHSSFSEVSLDPEVNGAQESMEKVTISDALPSITTTLSSPIMEEIATERTNNIIITITEPQKIGEGMSSYVAYRVLTKTNMPIFSRHEFAVWRRFSDFLGLHEKLTEKYLRSGRIIPPAPEKSIVGTTKLKMTSTPSTESANGSNSGNVQSQFVERRRAALERFLNRVGQHPVLCIDPDFREFLESDTELPKATSTSALSGAGVLRLFNKVGETVNKITYRMDESDPWFEERSTRIEALETCLRRLAGACEGLAHERRELAARTHEAARACAALSGADPHAPLSRALSHTADLHEKVEQLRMEQSNTDFFVLTEHIKDYLGLINAIKDVFHERVKVFQNWQHAQMQLTKRRENKAKAELANRPEKIEQAANEIIDWEAKVERGQQEFDTISRVIKKELERWDEVRLGELRATILRYLEEHMKHQAQSIRYWDAFLPEARAIK comes from the exons ATGTATATTAGCATTAATAATCACTCGTCGTTCTCT GAAGTCAGCCTGGACCCAGAAGTCAACGGAGCCCAAGAAAGCATGGAAAAGGTGACCATAAGTGATGCACTGCCGTCTATAACTACTACATTAAGCAGCCCCATAATGGAAGAG ATTGCAACGGAACGCACAAacaacatcatcatcaccatcacaGAACCACAGAAGATTGGCGAAGGCATGAGCTCCTACGTAGCTTACCGTGTGCTCACCAAAACCAACATGCCTATATTCAGCAGGCATGAGTTCGCTGTGTGGAGACGCTTCAGTGACTTCTTAGGGCTCCACGAGAAACTGACAGAGAAGTATCTTCGCTCTGGAAGAATAATACCTCCGGCCCCTGAGAAAAGCATAGTTG GAACAACCAAGCTAAAGATGACATCGACGCCGTCAACGGAGAGCGCTAACGGGAGCAACTCAGGCAACGTGCAGTCCCAGTTTGTGGAGcgacggcgcgcggcgctcgaGCGGTTCCTGAACCGCGTGGGGCAACACCCTGTGTTGTGCATCGATCCGGACTTCAGGGAGTTTCTGGAGTCAG ACACAGAGCTGCCAAAAGCCACCAGCACGTCTGCTCTGAGCGGCGCAGGAGTGCTGCGGCTCTTCAACAAGGTCGGCGAGACCGTCAACAAGATCACCTACAGGATGGACGAGTCCGACCCG TGGTTCGAAGAGCGCTCCACCCGCATCGAAGCGCTAGAGACATGTCTCCGGCGCCTCGCGGGCGCGTGCGAGGGATTAGCTCACGAGCGCCGCGAGTTAGCGGCTCGCACGCACGAAGCCGCACGCGCCTGCGCCGCGCTGTCCGGCGCCGACCCGCACGCGCCGCTCTCGCGCGCTCTGAGCCACACAGCCGACCTGCACGAGAAG GTAGAACAGTTGAGGATGGAGCAATCGAACACAGACTTCTTCGTGCTGACGGAGCACATCAAAGACTACCTCGGGCTCATCAATGCGATCAAAGACGTTTTTCACGAAAGAGTTAAG GTATTCCAAAACTGGCAACACGCTCAGATGCAGCTGACGAAGCGGAGAGAGAACAAGGCGAAGGCCGAGCTCGCCAACCGCCCCGAGAAGATAGAACAGGCCGCCAATGAGATTATTGAC TGGGAGGCGAAAGTGGAGCGCGGGCAGCAAGAATTCGACACGATATCGCGCGTCATCAAGAAAGAACTAGAGCGCTGGGACGAAGTCCGCCTCGGAGAGCTGCGAGCCACCATACTGCGCTACCTCGAGGAGCATATGAAGCACCAGGCACAG TCGATCCGCTACTGGGACGCGTTCCTTCCAGAGGCGCGGGCCATCAAATGA